The genomic DNA GCCGACCATACTGGTCAGATAACCGCCAGCCGAATGCCCGCTGACATAGATCCGATCGCGCGACCCGCCGTAATCGGCGATGTGGTTAAACGTCCAAGCGACCGCTGCGGCGGCGTCTTCGATGTAAGCTGGCGACTTCACCGCCGGCCCCAAGCGATAGTTGACAGCGACAACGGCGATCCCTCGATTCTTCAGGCCTTGCGGAATCGATTTGTTCCCCGCGGTCAGCCCGCCGCCGTGGAACCAGACGACGGTGGCAAAGTCTTTGCGATCGACAGGGTAATAAACGTCCAACCGGCAACGCTGCATGCTCTCGGGCAGATCGTCGCCGCTGCGATAGGGAACGTCTGCGTCGATCTTGTACTCTTGGCTTTGCTTCTCTTTTTGCTGAGCCGAGGCGAGGCTGGGGAATGCGGCGAGCGGCAAGAGGAACAGGATCGCTAGACGTATTGCGGGAGCGAGAGTGCGCTTCATGGTGGTGTGAGTTCTTGGAGTTGTGGTGGCGGGAAGCGTCGCAGGAGGCGGCGCTGTGAACGTGGGGTTAATCCTTGCGAACGGCGGCGTTCTGTTTTTCGCGATGCTCTTGTTGCTTCTCGATGAAGAAATCGAGTTGCCGACGGATCGGCGGCGAGTGAGGTTCCAAGGCGACAGCTTCGCGCTGCGTGCGGACGGCGGCATCGTAGTCGCCCAGAGCGTAATAACAATGCGACAGCGTATCGGTCAGCGACGCTCGCTTGGGCATCAATTCCAACGAACGGCGACTGTAGGCCAACGCCCGTTTGAGGTCGCCGTTCGTGTTCGCCGCCAGCCAGGCGTATTGGTTGCAGTAATGGGAGATGCCGCGGTTGAGTTGTTGTTGGTTCAGCCCGGCGGCTTGGCGTTCTCCCTCGCGGATCATCCGTTCGAATTCGGTCAGCGCCTCGCGGATCGCTCGCTGGGTCTCCTGTTTCCATTTTTCATCGCCGGGGAAACGATACATCGCGATCAAGATGTCGCCATCCAACGGTGCGGCGGCGAGCGCCGATTTCAGCGACGCGGCGGCTTGTTCATTTTCGCCGGCCTGTTGGTGTCCCAAGGCGGCGTTGTAATGCATCCGGGACTCGAAGTCTTCAAACGAATAGATCAGTTCACGCTGCACGATGCGGCGGAAGTCGCGATCCATCATCATCCGCTGGACGCTTGGCTCGAGCAATTCTGCGGCCGGTTGATAGTCCTCGAATTCGCTGAGGATCATCGCCAGTTTCCACCGCGAGTCGGCCGAGCTGGAGGTGTCGATCGGGCTGCGATCGATAACGTATTGGTATTCGCGTTTTGCCCAATCGAAACGCCCGCGGCTAACCAATTCCATCGCGACCAGCATGTGCCGCTGGGTTGCTTGTTGCCGCGCGTCGGCGGTCATCGGGCTGCTGCCGTCTTCGTTCAGCGGCGCCAGCGGGG from Rosistilla oblonga includes the following:
- a CDS encoding alpha/beta hydrolase yields the protein MKRTLAPAIRLAILFLLPLAAFPSLASAQQKEKQSQEYKIDADVPYRSGDDLPESMQRCRLDVYYPVDRKDFATVVWFHGGGLTAGNKSIPQGLKNRGIAVVAVNYRLGPAVKSPAYIEDAAAAVAWTFNHIADYGGSRDRIYVSGHSAGGYLTSMVGLDRRWLAAHDIDANEIAGLIPFSGHTITHFTIRKERGIGGKQPVVDDLAPLYHVRKDAPPLLLITGDRELEMLGRYEENAYLWRMMQVVGHPNTELLELDGYDHGGMDDPAYPLMLKFIRKDLASKR